A region of Caldicoprobacter guelmensis DNA encodes the following proteins:
- the ftsY gene encoding signal recognition particle-docking protein FtsY, translating into MEKRGFFSRLKEGLSKTRQNITEKMDQLFKYHNEVDDELFDELEELLILADVGVSTTAKLMEKVRERVKAERIKEAQRVRAVLKEEIVALLGEHEEFNLRFPAVFLVVGVNGVGKTTTIGKLAYMFQTQGKRVLMAAGDTFRAAAIEQLEVWANRVGCQIVRHTEGADAAAVVFDAVQAAKSRGMDLVICDTAGRLHTKKNLMNELEKINRVIDREYPEAHKEVFLVLDATTGQNALSQAKMFKEKVNVTGIILTKLDGTAKGGIIIAIKSEMGIPIRFIGVGEGMDDLQPFDAQAFVEALFEEA; encoded by the coding sequence ATGGAGAAAAGAGGCTTTTTTAGCAGGCTGAAGGAAGGTTTGAGCAAGACGCGGCAGAATATAACCGAGAAGATGGACCAGCTGTTTAAATACCACAATGAGGTGGATGATGAGCTGTTTGACGAGCTTGAGGAACTGCTGATACTTGCAGATGTGGGAGTTAGCACCACCGCTAAGCTGATGGAGAAGGTTCGAGAGCGCGTCAAGGCGGAAAGGATAAAAGAGGCGCAGAGGGTACGGGCCGTATTAAAAGAAGAGATAGTGGCGCTGCTGGGCGAGCATGAGGAGTTCAATTTGAGGTTTCCGGCAGTTTTTCTGGTAGTTGGCGTCAATGGAGTGGGGAAGACTACTACCATAGGCAAACTGGCCTATATGTTCCAAACCCAGGGCAAGAGAGTGCTCATGGCAGCAGGGGACACATTCCGTGCCGCTGCCATAGAACAGCTTGAGGTGTGGGCAAACCGGGTGGGCTGCCAGATTGTGCGCCATACCGAAGGGGCTGATGCTGCTGCAGTGGTGTTCGATGCCGTGCAGGCTGCAAAGTCGAGGGGCATGGACCTGGTGATATGCGATACCGCTGGGAGGCTGCACACCAAGAAGAACCTCATGAACGAGCTTGAAAAGATAAATAGGGTAATTGACCGGGAGTATCCGGAAGCCCACAAAGAGGTTTTCCTGGTGCTTGATGCCACCACCGGCCAAAATGCACTTTCCCAGGCAAAGATGTTTAAGGAAAAGGTCAATGTGACGGGCATCATACTTACAAAGCTGGATGGGACGGCGAAGGGCGGTATCATAATAGCCATCAAGTCTGAGATGGGCATTCCCATAAGATTTATAGGCGTGGGCGAAGGGATGGATGACCTGCAACCATTTGATGCCCAAGCCTTTGTAGAGGCTCTGTTTGAGGAAGCTTAA
- the ylxM gene encoding YlxM family DNA-binding protein encodes MEKLAKVALLLDIYGGLLTPRQRDVLDLYYNYDLSLGEIAEMHNISRQGVHDLIKRGEQALYALDKKLNYYRRWTAFEDKMCQAIRELEYICQLPDESFAESPGEIKQRLMNLKQRLVELGDTWIGRLENGV; translated from the coding sequence ATGGAGAAGTTAGCCAAGGTGGCCTTGTTGCTGGATATTTACGGCGGGCTTTTGACGCCCAGGCAGAGGGATGTGCTTGACCTCTATTACAACTACGACCTCTCTCTAGGTGAGATTGCCGAGATGCACAATATAAGCAGGCAGGGCGTCCATGACCTGATCAAAAGGGGAGAGCAGGCGCTGTACGCGCTGGACAAGAAATTGAACTATTACAGGCGATGGACGGCGTTTGAGGATAAAATGTGTCAGGCTATAAGGGAGCTGGAGTACATATGCCAGCTGCCGGACGAGAGCTTTGCAGAGTCGCCTGGCGAGATAAAACAGAGGCTGATGAACTTAAAGCAAAGGCTGGTAGAATTGGGCGATACGTGGATCGGGAGGTTGGAAAATGGCGTTTGA
- the ffh gene encoding signal recognition particle protein → MAFEGLTGKLQAALKKLTGKGKLSEKDVKEAMRDVRLALLEADVNFVVVKDLIKRITERAVGQEIMQSLTPGQQVIKIVNEELTALMGGTQSKVNMAPNPPTVIMMVGLQGSGKTTTAGKLAGYFKKQGKNPLLVACDIYRPAAIKQLQVVGQKVGVPVFERGQIDPVQIAREAVEFAKKEQRDVVIIDTAGRLHINEELMEELSRIKSQVKPHEILLVVDAMTGQDAVNVAKSFDERLGLDGVILTKLDGDTRGGAALSIKAVTGKPIKFVGTGEKLDDLEPFHPDRMASRILGMGDILTLIEKAQASIDEKKAQELEKKLREQQFTLEDFLDQLQQIKKMGSLTDIIGMLPGVDVQKLSAAGALNEKELIKAEAIIQSMTREERRNPSIINASRKKRIAMGSGTTIQDVNRLLKSFEQFRQMMKQMSNIEKAMKRGRFRFPFL, encoded by the coding sequence ATGGCGTTTGAAGGGCTGACGGGGAAATTGCAGGCGGCCTTGAAGAAGCTGACGGGGAAGGGTAAGCTCAGCGAAAAAGACGTTAAAGAGGCCATGCGCGATGTGAGATTGGCGCTTTTGGAGGCCGACGTAAATTTCGTCGTGGTAAAGGACCTTATAAAGAGAATTACCGAAAGGGCTGTTGGCCAGGAGATCATGCAGAGCTTAACTCCGGGCCAGCAGGTCATAAAGATAGTCAATGAAGAGCTGACAGCTCTGATGGGCGGCACGCAGAGCAAGGTCAACATGGCGCCCAATCCACCTACGGTGATAATGATGGTGGGGCTGCAAGGTTCAGGGAAGACCACAACGGCCGGTAAGCTGGCGGGGTATTTTAAAAAACAGGGGAAAAATCCTCTGTTGGTAGCCTGTGATATATACCGACCTGCAGCCATCAAACAGCTACAGGTAGTGGGCCAAAAAGTGGGGGTACCGGTATTTGAACGCGGGCAGATCGACCCCGTTCAAATTGCCAGGGAAGCGGTGGAGTTTGCCAAAAAGGAACAGCGGGATGTTGTGATAATAGACACCGCGGGAAGGCTTCACATAAATGAGGAGCTGATGGAGGAGCTTTCTAGGATTAAATCCCAGGTAAAGCCCCATGAGATACTTTTAGTGGTGGATGCCATGACGGGCCAGGATGCCGTAAATGTGGCCAAAAGTTTTGATGAAAGGCTGGGCCTGGATGGAGTTATACTGACAAAGCTGGATGGGGATACCCGCGGGGGTGCTGCACTGTCCATAAAGGCTGTTACGGGCAAGCCCATCAAGTTTGTTGGGACCGGTGAAAAGCTGGATGACCTGGAGCCGTTCCATCCTGATCGCATGGCATCGCGCATTCTGGGCATGGGCGATATACTTACCTTGATAGAAAAAGCTCAGGCTTCCATCGATGAGAAGAAGGCCCAGGAGCTGGAGAAGAAGCTCAGGGAGCAGCAGTTCACCTTGGAGGACTTTCTGGACCAGCTACAACAGATTAAAAAGATGGGGTCTCTTACCGATATCATAGGTATGCTGCCGGGCGTTGATGTGCAAAAGCTGTCGGCGGCGGGAGCGCTTAACGAGAAGGAGCTTATTAAAGCTGAAGCCATAATCCAGTCAATGACCCGTGAGGAGAGGCGTAATCCGTCCATCATCAACGCCAGCCGCAAAAAGCGTATCGCCATGGGCAGCGGTACCACCATACAGGATGTCAATAGATTGCTTAAATCCTTTGAACAATTCAGGCAGATGATGAAGCAGATGTCAAACATAGAGAAGGCTATGAAACGAGGAAGGTTCAGGTTCCCGTTTCTATGA
- the rpsP gene encoding 30S ribosomal protein S16 produces the protein MAVKIRLKRMGAKKTPHYRVVVADSRSPRDGRFIEEIGYYNPLSDPAEVKIDVEKAQAWLKKGAQPTDTVRALLKKCGVL, from the coding sequence GTGGCCGTAAAGATAAGGCTCAAGAGAATGGGTGCCAAGAAAACGCCCCATTATAGAGTGGTGGTAGCCGATTCGAGGTCTCCGCGCGATGGTAGATTTATAGAAGAGATCGGGTATTATAACCCGCTCAGCGACCCGGCAGAGGTCAAGATCGATGTGGAAAAAGCGCAAGCCTGGTTGAAAAAGGGTGCTCAGCCCACCGACACGGTGAGGGCTCTTCTGAAAAAGTGTGGAGTGCTATAA
- a CDS encoding KH domain-containing protein — protein MGELVKFIAQSLVDNPDQVSVNEVRGEQSIIIELKVAPEDMGKVIGKQGRIAKAIRTIVKAAAVKEGKKVIVEII, from the coding sequence ATGGGAGAGCTGGTAAAGTTCATTGCCCAATCTCTTGTAGATAATCCTGATCAGGTGAGCGTAAACGAGGTGCGCGGCGAGCAGTCGATAATCATTGAGCTCAAGGTTGCCCCCGAGGATATGGGCAAGGTGATTGGTAAACAGGGGCGCATTGCCAAAGCTATTCGCACCATTGTGAAAGCGGCGGCTGTGAAAGAAGGAAAGAAAGTCATAGTTGAGATTATATGA
- the rimM gene encoding ribosome maturation factor RimM (Essential for efficient processing of 16S rRNA), whose translation MPVRKYLSVGYVTKPQGIKGEVKVEPLTDDMYRFEDLDEVFLKRGNRYIPVKVQGRKYIKNFVILKLEGFEDRNQAETLRGEYLWISREQARPLPEDTYYIADIIGCRVETCAGRFLGYVTSVLHTGSNDVYVVRDREEVLIPALKRVVVDVDVENGKIVVNDEELEGLLPDED comes from the coding sequence ATGCCTGTGCGCAAGTACCTTTCGGTGGGGTATGTGACAAAACCTCAGGGCATCAAAGGCGAGGTAAAGGTGGAGCCGCTCACCGATGATATGTACAGGTTTGAGGACCTTGATGAGGTGTTTTTAAAACGGGGAAACAGGTATATACCTGTCAAAGTCCAGGGTAGGAAGTATATAAAGAATTTTGTGATACTCAAACTTGAAGGGTTTGAGGACAGAAACCAGGCCGAAACCCTTCGCGGTGAGTACCTGTGGATTTCCAGGGAACAGGCACGGCCTTTGCCGGAGGATACTTATTATATCGCTGACATTATAGGCTGCCGCGTGGAGACCTGTGCTGGGCGCTTTCTGGGATATGTCACCAGCGTGTTGCATACCGGCAGCAACGATGTTTACGTGGTGAGGGACAGAGAAGAGGTGTTGATACCTGCACTGAAGAGGGTTGTGGTGGATGTGGATGTTGAAAACGGTAAGATAGTGGTAAACGATGAGGAGCTGGAAGGGCTGTTGCCGGATGAAGATTGA
- the trmD gene encoding tRNA (guanosine(37)-N1)-methyltransferase TrmD, translating to MKIDVLTLFPEMFAPMLSSSIIGRAIAKGLLEVNLYNIRDFAKNKHRQVDDYPYGGGQGMILAPQPLFDALYHVLGTCQDSKPKVILMSPQGKVLNQDLAKQLSREHRLVVICGHYEGIDQRVIDKFVDMEISIGDYVLTGGELPAMVLIDCVARLIPGVLGNPESTQDESFSRGLLEYPQYTRPYEYEGYTVPDVLLSGNHQEIRRWRLKESLRNTLKKRPDLLEKAELSSYELELLEEIKEEMGRSQHTK from the coding sequence ATGAAGATTGATGTCCTCACCCTTTTTCCTGAGATGTTTGCTCCCATGCTGTCCAGCAGCATTATAGGGAGGGCTATCGCAAAAGGCCTGCTTGAGGTAAATTTATACAACATAAGGGACTTTGCAAAAAACAAACACAGGCAGGTGGACGATTACCCATATGGTGGGGGTCAGGGGATGATACTTGCTCCTCAGCCTTTGTTTGATGCTCTGTATCATGTGTTGGGAACTTGTCAGGACAGCAAGCCCAAGGTAATACTGATGTCCCCACAGGGAAAGGTACTCAATCAGGACCTGGCAAAGCAGCTGTCAAGAGAGCATCGCCTGGTGGTCATATGTGGTCATTATGAAGGAATAGACCAAAGGGTCATTGATAAGTTTGTAGACATGGAAATCTCCATAGGGGATTACGTCCTTACCGGCGGGGAACTCCCTGCCATGGTGCTCATCGACTGCGTGGCGCGATTGATACCCGGCGTACTTGGCAACCCGGAATCTACCCAGGACGAATCTTTTTCCAGGGGTCTGCTGGAATACCCACAGTATACCAGGCCTTACGAGTATGAAGGCTACACTGTGCCGGATGTTCTGCTGTCGGGTAACCACCAGGAAATACGCCGTTGGCGGCTGAAGGAAAGCCTTAGAAACACGCTAAAGAAAAGGCCTGACCTTTTGGAAAAAGCTGAATTGTCGTCGTACGAGCTGGAGCTTCTTGAAGAGATAAAAGAGGAGATGGGACGCTCCCAGCATACGAAATGA
- the rplS gene encoding 50S ribosomal protein L19 — translation MDIIRAIESEQMRKDIPEFNVGDTVRVYVKVVEGNRQRLQAFEGVVIQKKNGGIRETFTVRRVSYGVGVERTFPLHSPMIDHIEVIRKGKVRRAKLFYLRKKVGKATKIKEKGF, via the coding sequence ATGGACATCATAAGGGCTATAGAGAGTGAACAGATGAGGAAGGATATTCCCGAGTTTAACGTTGGGGATACCGTTAGAGTATATGTCAAAGTGGTTGAGGGCAATCGCCAGAGACTACAGGCATTTGAAGGGGTTGTCATACAAAAGAAGAACGGCGGGATAAGGGAGACCTTTACTGTGCGGAGGGTTTCCTACGGCGTGGGCGTTGAGCGAACATTCCCACTGCACTCTCCCATGATTGACCACATCGAAGTCATCAGAAAAGGTAAAGTGCGCAGAGCTAAGCTGTTCTATTTGAGGAAAAAGGTAGGTAAGGCTACTAAAATCAAGGAAAAAGGTTTCTAA
- a CDS encoding YifB family Mg chelatase-like AAA ATPase, which yields MLAKVKSAGLFGIDGYIIEVEVDISNGLPTFDIVGLPDTAVKESKERVRAAIKNSGLEFPVKRITVNLAPADTKKEGPAYDLAIAVSILLATGQIPYHPLAHSIFLGELSLDGSIRPIHGVLPALLSVKDQIPSVVLSPHNAPEASHVEEIDVYAVSSLNELVSVFRGETTITPYKKSHYLGSYDVHKAMEDFADVKGQEGAKRALEIAAAGGHNVIMIGPPGSGKTMLARRMPSILPELTYEESLEITKIYSAAGLLEASDGIIRVRPFRAPHHTISAAALIGGGKLPKPGEISLAHHGVLFLDELPEFKRDVLEALRQPLEDGKVTISRSNGTAVFPASFTLIGAANPCPCGFFGDSSKECTCTPMQINRYLSRISGPLMDRFDIQIEVPPIPFEELVGHRTPETSKTIRERVNKARQIQLERYKGEGIFYNAQLNSRLVEKYCALNSAQKKMLRQAFTSLNLSARAYDRILKVARTIADLEGCRNIEDHHLAEAIQYRKLDRRFWLQ from the coding sequence TTGCTTGCCAAAGTAAAAAGCGCAGGCCTGTTTGGAATAGATGGCTACATCATAGAGGTAGAGGTAGATATATCCAACGGGCTTCCGACATTTGACATCGTGGGGTTGCCTGACACCGCTGTAAAAGAATCCAAAGAACGCGTTAGGGCGGCAATAAAAAACAGCGGTCTTGAATTTCCTGTAAAGCGCATCACCGTTAACCTTGCACCTGCAGATACCAAAAAAGAAGGGCCGGCCTATGATTTGGCCATTGCCGTATCAATACTGCTGGCGACAGGTCAGATTCCATATCATCCACTTGCGCACAGTATCTTCCTGGGCGAACTTTCGCTTGATGGAAGCATAAGGCCCATACACGGTGTGCTCCCTGCACTTTTATCAGTGAAGGACCAAATTCCAAGCGTGGTTCTGTCACCCCACAACGCTCCAGAAGCAAGCCATGTAGAGGAAATAGATGTCTACGCGGTGAGCTCTTTAAATGAGCTTGTATCTGTTTTCAGGGGTGAAACCACCATAACGCCTTATAAAAAATCGCACTACTTGGGCAGTTATGATGTTCATAAAGCAATGGAGGACTTTGCCGATGTAAAGGGCCAAGAAGGTGCAAAGCGTGCGCTGGAGATTGCGGCGGCCGGGGGCCATAACGTGATCATGATTGGGCCACCCGGCTCAGGCAAGACCATGCTGGCTCGAAGGATGCCGTCGATACTACCAGAGCTCACCTACGAGGAGTCTCTGGAAATCACAAAGATATACAGCGCTGCTGGGCTACTTGAAGCATCTGACGGTATCATAAGAGTGCGGCCTTTCCGTGCGCCCCACCACACAATCTCGGCGGCTGCGTTGATAGGCGGTGGCAAGCTTCCCAAGCCGGGCGAAATCAGTTTGGCCCACCATGGCGTATTGTTTTTGGATGAATTGCCAGAGTTTAAAAGGGATGTACTTGAGGCGCTACGACAGCCGCTGGAAGACGGCAAGGTAACCATATCGCGATCCAACGGCACAGCCGTGTTTCCAGCTTCTTTCACCCTTATTGGCGCAGCCAATCCCTGCCCCTGTGGATTCTTCGGTGACAGCTCCAAGGAATGCACTTGCACACCAATGCAAATAAACAGGTACTTAAGCAGGATATCAGGACCGCTTATGGATAGATTTGACATTCAAATAGAAGTTCCGCCCATACCATTTGAAGAGCTTGTCGGCCATCGGACACCCGAAACCTCCAAGACGATAAGGGAGAGGGTAAACAAGGCACGACAAATCCAACTTGAACGCTACAAAGGCGAAGGCATATTTTATAATGCCCAGCTGAATTCCAGGTTGGTGGAAAAATACTGCGCTTTAAACAGCGCTCAAAAAAAGATGTTGCGCCAGGCTTTTACATCGCTTAACCTAAGTGCGCGGGCATATGACAGGATACTGAAAGTCGCTAGAACCATAGCAGACCTGGAAGGGTGCCGTAATATAGAGGACCATCACCTGGCTGAAGCCATACAGTACAGGAAACTAGACCGTAGATTTTGGCTGCAGTGA
- the ylqF gene encoding ribosome biogenesis GTPase YlqF has protein sequence MSRHIHWYPGHMSKAKRVIQENIKLVDLIIEVRDARVPRSSTNPEFVALCKNKQRLILLNKKDLADPIMTQRWVDFFKSQDLWVEAVNCLDMNDVNQLRKSIIQFAEEKRKLIYQQKGIHKTTRAMVVGIPNVGKSTVINGLAKSAKAKVGDKPGITRGKQWIRVHPYVEFLDTPGLLWPRAEDQTAMLHLAYIGSISDDVIDMVEVAVKFIDTLRDLYPQAIQNRYGIENIEGMDGYSVLEAICLSQKWIRTGGNPDVDRGARQLLGDYRAGRLGALTLEAP, from the coding sequence ATGAGTCGGCACATTCACTGGTATCCGGGCCATATGAGCAAAGCCAAACGGGTCATCCAGGAGAATATTAAGCTTGTAGACCTGATCATCGAGGTGCGCGATGCCCGTGTTCCAAGAAGCAGCACTAATCCCGAGTTTGTGGCCCTTTGCAAGAATAAACAGCGGTTGATACTTCTCAACAAGAAAGATCTGGCTGACCCTATTATGACCCAGCGCTGGGTCGATTTTTTTAAGAGCCAGGATTTGTGGGTAGAAGCTGTCAACTGCCTTGATATGAACGATGTAAACCAGCTGAGAAAAAGCATAATACAGTTTGCTGAAGAAAAGCGAAAGCTTATTTACCAGCAGAAGGGAATCCACAAAACGACAAGGGCGATGGTGGTGGGAATACCCAATGTGGGTAAATCCACCGTGATTAACGGTTTAGCCAAAAGTGCCAAGGCTAAGGTGGGTGACAAACCTGGCATAACACGTGGAAAACAATGGATAAGAGTCCATCCTTATGTGGAGTTTCTCGACACCCCTGGGCTTTTATGGCCCAGAGCAGAAGACCAAACAGCTATGCTGCACCTGGCATACATAGGCTCCATCAGCGATGACGTAATAGATATGGTAGAAGTGGCTGTAAAATTTATCGATACATTGAGAGACCTGTATCCTCAAGCAATTCAAAACAGGTATGGTATTGAGAACATAGAGGGCATGGACGGCTATAGCGTGCTGGAAGCCATATGCTTGAGCCAGAAGTGGATTCGTACCGGCGGCAATCCGGATGTGGACAGAGGAGCCAGACAGCTGCTTGGGGATTACCGCGCCGGCAGGCTGGGGGCATTAACGCTGGAGGCACCGTAA
- the lepB gene encoding signal peptidase I, giving the protein MEEAKKSEWAEWLQSIVTALLLAFLLRMFVFDVVLVEGSSMHPTLESGDRLIVLKLSYKFGHPERGDIVVFKNPDNPRVNYIKRVIGIEGDTVEIKDGKVYVNGKALVEPYIAEPTIGEYPKTVVPEGTIFVMGDNRNFSRDSRNSHVGFIPMQNVIGKAKIRIWPVWAVTIFK; this is encoded by the coding sequence ATGGAAGAAGCGAAAAAGAGCGAATGGGCGGAGTGGCTTCAGTCCATTGTTACAGCACTGCTACTCGCATTTTTATTGCGCATGTTCGTGTTTGACGTTGTGCTGGTAGAAGGGTCATCCATGCACCCTACCCTGGAATCAGGCGATCGGCTCATTGTGCTCAAGCTGAGTTACAAGTTCGGGCACCCTGAACGAGGGGACATTGTGGTGTTTAAAAATCCCGACAACCCTCGTGTAAACTATATAAAGAGGGTAATAGGGATTGAGGGTGATACTGTAGAGATAAAAGACGGCAAAGTGTATGTAAATGGTAAGGCATTGGTAGAGCCATACATCGCCGAGCCGACCATAGGGGAGTATCCCAAGACTGTGGTACCTGAGGGTACCATATTTGTAATGGGGGATAACCGGAACTTCAGCCGCGACAGCAGGAATTCCCACGTAGGTTTTATACCTATGCAAAATGTCATAGGTAAAGCAAAAATAAGGATATGGCCTGTATGGGCTGTAACAATATTTAAATGA
- a CDS encoding type II toxin-antitoxin system VapC family toxin, whose amino-acid sequence MNVLIDTNVILDAMLSRSPFNEAAQKLFIMAAEEKINAYITANCITDIYYILQKYLHDATRCKEELRKLFTLFNIMDITVSDCRRALELPINDYEDALLAACAKRRKIEYIITRNVKDFNNSPVKAVSPDDFLRLLLA is encoded by the coding sequence ATGAACGTATTGATTGACACCAATGTGATACTTGACGCCATGCTTTCCCGCTCCCCTTTTAACGAAGCCGCACAAAAACTGTTTATTATGGCTGCTGAAGAAAAGATCAACGCATACATTACAGCCAATTGCATTACGGATATATATTATATTCTGCAAAAATACTTACATGACGCCACAAGATGCAAAGAAGAGCTGCGGAAACTCTTTACGCTTTTCAATATTATGGATATCACCGTCTCTGACTGTAGAAGAGCTCTCGAGCTACCTATTAACGATTATGAAGATGCACTGCTTGCCGCATGTGCCAAACGTAGGAAAATCGAATACATCATCACCCGGAACGTTAAGGACTTCAATAATTCCCCCGTCAAAGCAGTTTCTCCTGACGATTTTCTGCGGCTTTTACTGGCGTAA
- a CDS encoding type II toxin-antitoxin system Phd/YefM family antitoxin, translated as MIITATEFKNNIGKYLALAAKEDIYITKNGKKIAKLISIKQDKIEMAKSLFGILPADITLEQARRERLRRHERID; from the coding sequence ATGATAATAACAGCCACAGAGTTTAAAAACAATATCGGTAAATATTTAGCCCTTGCTGCTAAAGAGGATATATATATCACTAAAAACGGCAAAAAAATTGCAAAGCTTATAAGTATCAAGCAAGATAAAATTGAGATGGCAAAGTCGCTGTTTGGTATATTACCCGCTGACATAACGCTGGAACAAGCCAGAAGGGAGCGGCTGAGACGTCATGAACGTATTGATTGA
- a CDS encoding YraN family protein — MNRKALGRWGEERTAEYLRDKGLNVLEHNYRCPVGEIDLIAQQDGTLVFVEVKTRRSLGFGLPAESVTFKKQKKYFKIAQYYMKEKGIKNSSCRFDVVEVMISRDGSYHFNHITNAF, encoded by the coding sequence TTGAACAGAAAAGCACTCGGCAGGTGGGGTGAGGAAAGGACAGCAGAATACCTGCGCGATAAAGGCTTAAATGTCCTAGAGCACAACTACCGTTGCCCTGTAGGAGAGATAGACCTCATAGCACAGCAAGATGGCACTTTGGTATTTGTAGAGGTAAAAACCAGGCGCAGCTTGGGCTTTGGCTTACCAGCCGAATCGGTGACCTTTAAAAAGCAAAAGAAATACTTTAAAATAGCACAGTATTACATGAAAGAGAAGGGGATAAAAAACTCTAGCTGCCGATTTGACGTGGTAGAAGTGATGATAAGCCGTGATGGCTCATACCACTTTAACCACATCACCAATGCCTTTTGA
- a CDS encoding ribonuclease HII: MIKFSLRNRDKTVVELSATTDTWFEDIKFWNMGYELVGGVDEVGRGPLAGPVVAACVILPKWALIEGIVGSGTVRDSKRLSPLRRQQLYDTIMSTAVAVGIGRVEPEEIDRINILNAVRKAMEQAVLTCNPRPDCLLIDALVLKNCSIPQFSLVKGDVRSQAIAAASIIAKVTRDREMMRWAEVYPQYGFEKHKGYGTEEHIENIKRFGLSPIHRRTFCEKFLSSPPLQNL, translated from the coding sequence GTGATAAAATTTTCCCTAAGAAACAGAGATAAAACGGTGGTAGAATTGAGCGCAACAACGGATACATGGTTTGAAGATATCAAATTTTGGAATATGGGATATGAACTGGTAGGGGGCGTTGATGAGGTGGGCCGTGGGCCGCTGGCCGGTCCCGTAGTGGCCGCCTGCGTCATTCTGCCAAAATGGGCCCTTATCGAAGGCATAGTAGGGTCCGGCACCGTCAGGGATTCCAAGCGGCTTTCACCCTTAAGGCGCCAACAGCTGTATGACACAATAATGTCTACAGCGGTTGCTGTGGGCATAGGCCGTGTAGAACCAGAAGAAATAGACAGGATCAACATACTCAACGCCGTGCGCAAGGCCATGGAGCAGGCAGTATTGACCTGCAATCCCCGTCCCGACTGTCTGCTTATAGACGCCCTTGTTCTCAAAAACTGCTCAATCCCGCAGTTCTCTCTGGTAAAAGGTGATGTACGCTCGCAGGCCATTGCCGCCGCATCCATAATCGCTAAGGTCACCAGAGACCGGGAAATGATGAGATGGGCTGAAGTTTATCCGCAATACGGCTTTGAAAAACACAAGGGATACGGCACCGAAGAGCATATAGAGAACATAAAGAGGTTTGGGCTATCTCCCATACACCGCAGAACCTTCTGCGAAAAATTTCTGAGCAGCCCACCTTTACAAAATTTATAA